The Candidatus Bathyarchaeota archaeon DNA window AAGTTGTGGGCATACAAAAAGTGAAAGCTCTTGCCTAAAATTCCGCCGATTAATTCAAGCCAATTAATCAAAATTTTGGAAAAAGAAGGCTTCCACGTTATCCGTCAAAAGGGTTCACATGTTATTCTTATAAATCAAGAAAAAACAAGGATAGTTATCCCCATGCATCCGGGAAAAGACATTAAACCGGGGCTACTCAGAGCAATACTTCGAGAAGCAGGGATAAACAGAGAAAAATTTCTCCAACTATTAAAGGGAAGATAACCTTCATGCAAGCAAACATCTACTTTTTTAACACTTTAACACGGAAAAAAGAAGCCTTTGTGCCGCTTGAAGCGGGGAAAGCCAAAATCTACACTTGTGGTCCCACAGTTTACGATTACGCGCATATCGGTAACTTCCGCGCCTTCCTCTTCGAAGACCTTCTAAAGCGTTGGTTGACTTACCGCGGCTACAAAGTTACCCACATCATGAACTTAACTGACATAGACGACAAAACCATCAAAGGCAGCCAAAAACAAGGCATCCCACTACGCCAATTCACCGAATTCTACGTGAAAGCCTTCTTTGAAGACATAAAAGCCCTAAACATTCAACCCGCCGACGTGTACCCCAAAGCCACAGACCACATCCCCGAAATGATCCAAATAATCAAGACTCTGATGGCGAAGGGTGTGGCTTACAGGGGCGAAGACG harbors:
- a CDS encoding type II toxin-antitoxin system HicA family toxin, coding for MPKIPPINSSQLIKILEKEGFHVIRQKGSHVILINQEKTRIVIPMHPGKDIKPGLLRAILREAGINREKFLQLLKGR